Proteins encoded within one genomic window of Streptomyces sp. NBC_01314:
- a CDS encoding NUDIX domain-containing protein translates to MQWTKQSEQTVYSNRWFSVNLADVALPDGRRLDHFLIRLRPVAVATVINEANEVLLLWRHRFITDSWGWELAAGVVEDGEAIAEAAARELEEETGWRPGPLRHLLSVEPSNGLTDARHHIYWADEGAYVGHPVDDFESDRREWVPLKLVPDMVARGEVPAANMAAALLLLHHLRLGQDARL, encoded by the coding sequence ATGCAGTGGACGAAACAGAGCGAACAAACTGTGTACTCGAACCGCTGGTTCAGCGTCAATCTCGCAGATGTCGCGTTGCCGGACGGGCGGCGCCTCGATCACTTCCTTATACGGCTGCGGCCCGTGGCCGTGGCCACCGTGATCAACGAGGCCAACGAGGTGCTGCTGCTGTGGCGGCACCGCTTCATCACCGACAGCTGGGGGTGGGAGCTCGCGGCGGGCGTCGTCGAGGACGGCGAAGCCATCGCCGAGGCGGCCGCCCGCGAACTGGAGGAGGAGACCGGATGGCGGCCGGGGCCTCTGCGCCACCTGCTGAGCGTCGAGCCCTCCAACGGGCTCACCGACGCCCGTCACCACATCTACTGGGCCGACGAGGGCGCGTATGTCGGTCACCCGGTGGACGACTTCGAGTCGGACCGCAGGGAATGGGTTCCCCTCAAGCTCGTTCCCGACATGGTCGCCCGCGGCGAGGTCCCGGCCGCCAACATGGCGGCCGCCCTGCTCCTGCTGCACCATCTGCGTCTCGGGCAGGACGCCAGGCTCTGA